Proteins from a genomic interval of Acidobacteriota bacterium:
- a CDS encoding SDR family oxidoreductase — protein MSSVNDTPIDVETLFSIRGKVALVTGGSRGIGLMIARGFVEAGATVYISSRSAEVCDAVAAELSTTGRCISLPHDLSTLEGVAGLVRDLGEREEKLNILVNNAGAAWGEPFETFPEKGFDKVTDLNLKSLFFLTRDLVPRLEMAASPEDPARIINIGSIDGLRVPFVPNYSYAAAKAAVHHLTRMLAVHLGGRRITVNAIAPGFFPSKMTRGLLEEHREAFESACPLGRIGEPADMAGAAVFLASRAAAYINGAVIPVDGGHSLKTEA, from the coding sequence ATGAGTTCCGTGAACGACACACCGATCGATGTGGAAACTCTGTTCTCGATTCGCGGCAAGGTGGCGCTGGTGACCGGCGGCTCGCGCGGTATCGGCCTGATGATCGCCCGCGGCTTCGTCGAGGCGGGCGCCACCGTCTACATCAGCTCGCGGTCGGCCGAGGTCTGCGACGCGGTAGCCGCCGAGCTTTCGACCACGGGCCGTTGCATATCGCTGCCGCACGACCTCTCTACCCTCGAGGGCGTGGCCGGCCTGGTGCGAGATCTCGGCGAGCGCGAAGAGAAGCTGAACATCCTGGTCAACAACGCCGGCGCCGCCTGGGGCGAACCGTTCGAGACATTCCCGGAAAAGGGCTTCGACAAGGTCACCGACCTCAACCTCAAATCGCTGTTTTTCCTGACCCGGGACCTGGTGCCCAGGCTCGAAATGGCCGCGAGCCCAGAGGACCCTGCCAGGATCATCAACATCGGCTCGATCGACGGGCTGCGGGTGCCTTTCGTCCCCAACTACTCCTATGCCGCCGCCAAGGCGGCCGTGCACCACCTGACCCGAATGCTGGCGGTTCACCTCGGGGGACGGCGGATTACAGTCAACGCGATCGCGCCAGGTTTTTTCCCGAGCAAGATGACCAGGGGGCTGCTCGAGGAGCACCGCGAGGCATTCGAAAGTGCGTGCCCCCTGGGCCGGATCGGCGAACCGGCGGACATGGCCGGTGCCGCGGTGTTCCTCGCCTCACGGGCGGCGGCCTACATCAACGGCGCGGTCATCCCGGTCGACGGCGGGCACAGCCTCAAGACCGAGGCGTGA
- a CDS encoding SMP-30/gluconolactonase/LRE family protein, with translation MNDVLMRLCAGISTLVIAVILMGIGQVGLAASPASPTELKYSGDSKSLVPLVGTHGVQTVVAEKWLQVTEEAETPEGLIFDRDGNLFLVLVGNGSVLKSAPPYKELTTVYGPSNSRFATVKIHKDGRLFLCDLGEKQGYRGDATGRIIAMQPDGSNVETIVGPGAYTPDDMVFDAKGGFYFTDFKDYTSVENTADGAVYHVSPDFKTITPVLKNLASPNGIALSKDGKTLWVTETFNQRLHRLALEAEGTTLSLYGHIIPYRFNGFGGPDSVMIDDDDNVYVAYFGGGKVLVFNMLGNLIGQVLIPGRETGSMLASTTMAIIPGTKDLLIGAGDFAGRGGWIFKAKTFATSWDGAYQFQKR, from the coding sequence ATGAATGACGTTTTGATGCGCCTTTGTGCCGGAATATCAACGCTTGTTATCGCTGTCATCCTGATGGGAATTGGGCAGGTCGGCCTTGCAGCGTCACCAGCATCGCCCACCGAACTGAAATATTCGGGCGACTCGAAGAGCCTGGTCCCGCTCGTGGGGACGCACGGTGTACAGACCGTTGTTGCCGAAAAATGGCTCCAGGTCACCGAGGAAGCGGAGACTCCCGAAGGCCTGATCTTCGATCGCGACGGCAATCTCTTTCTGGTCCTGGTGGGCAACGGCAGCGTGCTGAAATCGGCTCCCCCGTACAAGGAGTTGACGACCGTTTATGGGCCGTCAAACAGCAGGTTCGCCACGGTCAAGATCCACAAAGATGGGAGGTTGTTTCTCTGCGATCTCGGTGAAAAGCAGGGATACCGGGGAGACGCCACGGGCCGGATCATCGCCATGCAGCCCGACGGATCCAACGTGGAAACCATTGTCGGCCCCGGCGCCTACACGCCCGACGACATGGTGTTCGACGCCAAGGGCGGCTTCTACTTCACGGACTTCAAGGACTACACGAGCGTCGAAAACACCGCGGATGGTGCTGTCTACCACGTGTCGCCAGACTTCAAGACGATCACGCCCGTCCTGAAGAACCTGGCCTCGCCAAACGGGATCGCTCTGAGCAAGGACGGGAAGACTCTCTGGGTCACGGAGACCTTCAACCAGCGCCTCCACCGACTCGCTCTCGAAGCCGAAGGGACTACCCTGAGCCTCTACGGACACATCATTCCGTATCGTTTCAATGGGTTTGGCGGACCCGATTCGGTGATGATTGATGACGACGACAACGTCTACGTCGCGTATTTCGGCGGAGGGAAAGTTTTGGTCTTCAACATGCTCGGCAACCTCATAGGCCAGGTGCTGATACCGGGGCGAGAGACCGGCTCCATGTTGGCTTCAACAACGATGGCCATCATCCCGGGGACCAAGGACCTGCTCATCGGCGCCGGGGATTTCGCCGGCCGGGGCGGCTGGATCTTCAAAGCGAAGACCTTCGCCACATCCTGGGACGGGGCCTATCAGTTTCAGAAACGATAG